A genomic segment from Flavobacterium litorale encodes:
- a CDS encoding Shedu anti-phage system protein SduA domain-containing protein, with amino-acid sequence MNNLSQKVSNFIEHGAHLDDLNDLFTLAIGLNNDESLIQVSRLVKSDYGGYTYKWELKNSAAVAILNWEVKGLDKLKEIVFEPNCSFANISVITGVLAYVASGQIIQLPNYAKGLYIWRSMGLNSEKFKTKELRQHAKKILIDCVIEIDKEEKLPYSVMHSLSKPFFTPEAQEEIFSAGVMRWLKFSNKGIEDYNSLIYDSPRDEIYYHLFLKEHGYLLEPFYSEIWSKPRFGESYQPDFVVKSIDNSYTVIEIEKPYQNIITKNGNLSKEAIHARRQALEYREWVILNLLYAKNKFPDIWRPTALVVIGLETNLADAQKDRLRQENESTQGIVKIVGFDWLYSRAKSTLENLIDYNSRVSKVND; translated from the coding sequence ATGAATAATCTCTCTCAAAAAGTTTCTAATTTTATCGAGCATGGTGCTCACCTTGATGATTTAAATGATTTATTTACATTAGCAATTGGACTAAACAATGATGAGAGTTTAATACAAGTTTCCAGATTGGTTAAAAGTGATTATGGAGGTTATACTTATAAATGGGAATTGAAAAACTCAGCAGCAGTGGCTATCCTAAATTGGGAAGTAAAAGGATTGGATAAATTAAAGGAAATTGTTTTTGAACCCAATTGTTCGTTCGCAAATATTAGTGTAATCACTGGAGTATTAGCTTATGTAGCATCTGGTCAAATAATACAACTTCCAAATTATGCAAAAGGTTTGTATATATGGAGGAGTATGGGATTGAATTCTGAAAAATTTAAAACAAAGGAACTAAGACAACATGCAAAAAAGATTTTAATTGACTGTGTAATTGAAATCGATAAGGAAGAAAAGTTACCCTACTCTGTTATGCATTCTTTAAGTAAACCTTTTTTTACTCCCGAAGCACAAGAGGAAATATTTTCAGCTGGTGTAATGAGATGGTTAAAGTTTAGTAATAAGGGAATAGAAGATTATAATAGTCTTATCTATGATTCTCCGCGTGACGAAATTTATTACCACTTGTTTTTAAAGGAACATGGTTATTTATTAGAACCTTTTTACAGTGAAATATGGTCAAAACCCCGTTTTGGTGAGTCATATCAGCCGGACTTCGTAGTAAAATCTATAGATAATAGCTACACAGTTATTGAAATAGAGAAACCTTACCAAAATATTATAACAAAAAATGGGAATTTATCTAAAGAGGCTATACATGCGCGCAGACAAGCATTAGAATATCGAGAATGGGTTATATTAAATTTACTATATGCAAAGAACAAATTCCCTGATATTTGGCGCCCAACTGCATTAGTTGTAATTGGTTTGGAAACAAATCTCGCAGATGCCCAGAAAGATAGACTAAGACAGGAAAATGAATCAACTCAAGGTATAGTTAAAATTGTTGGTTTCGATTGGCTGTATAGTAGAGCTAAATCAACATTAGAAAATCTTATTGATTACAATTCAAGAGTATCAAAGGTTAATGACTAA
- a CDS encoding PIN-like domain-containing protein: MKLIMKQKPIDDCKTFSEDFVFRTNNFFSIPVSQKALSQYSKNLLAALNLENDIPIFLDTNVLLDYYKISFTERDDIIKFFEKNKSRIFITKQIEKEFLKHRIDHIRSYLNSVDEFTNAYKNIKREIVDIKSGIIKGFEHFTTKNQILVNDYPELSKELLKTCIYFNVPNII; encoded by the coding sequence ATGAAACTAATTATGAAACAAAAGCCAATCGACGACTGCAAGACATTTTCGGAAGATTTTGTTTTTAGAACTAATAATTTCTTTTCAATTCCAGTTTCGCAAAAAGCATTGAGCCAATATTCAAAAAACTTACTTGCTGCATTAAATCTTGAAAATGATATACCAATATTTTTAGACACCAATGTTTTATTAGATTACTATAAAATTTCGTTTACAGAAAGAGATGACATAATTAAATTTTTTGAAAAAAATAAATCTAGAATTTTCATAACAAAACAGATCGAAAAAGAATTTTTGAAACATCGGATAGATCATATTCGATCTTATCTAAACTCTGTTGACGAATTCACGAATGCATATAAAAATATAAAACGCGAAATAGTTGATATTAAATCTGGTATAATTAAAGGTTTTGAGCATTTTACAACGAAAAATCAGATATTAGTTAATGATTATCCAGAACTTTCTAAAGAATTATTAAAGACATGTATATACTTTAATGTACCAAATATAATTTAA
- a CDS encoding acyl-CoA thioesterase, whose amino-acid sequence MKFHSRKWVKPEDLNPNGTLFGGKLLAWIDEEAALYSVVQLENQKVVTKHMSEINFMSSAKEGDIVEIGIEVVRFGKTSMVLKSEVRNMMTRETIITVDSITMVNLDSLGRPTAHGKTKIEYVKDRINNN is encoded by the coding sequence ATGAAATTTCACAGCAGAAAATGGGTTAAACCCGAAGATTTAAATCCCAACGGAACATTATTTGGAGGTAAATTATTGGCTTGGATAGATGAGGAAGCCGCACTATACTCTGTAGTACAGCTCGAAAATCAAAAAGTTGTTACCAAACACATGTCCGAAATTAACTTTATGAGTTCCGCCAAAGAAGGCGATATTGTAGAAATTGGTATTGAGGTAGTACGCTTTGGTAAAACATCTATGGTACTAAAATCGGAAGTGCGTAATATGATGACGCGCGAAACAATAATAACAGTAGATAGTATTACTATGGTAAACCTTGATAGTTTGGGGCGACCTACTGCACATGGTAAAACGAAAATAGAGTACGTTAAAGACCGTATTAATAACAATTAG
- a CDS encoding IS1595 family transposase, producing the protein MVEAPIHKKVRKELKKVRKTLPVKPKFIIFNKSIMAKHPDIELDTTAVFKSIIQMLDSLPDENTCRQHLEKLRWNGQPICPKCGSQRDNHYKLKQKGEFKGLYKCKDCRERFTVRVGTIFESSHIPLRKWFTAIYLFAAHKKGISSLQLHRDLNVTQKTAWFMLSRIRHSFANNVEFEFDEITQLDETYVGGKNKNRSKKKKVSNTQGRSLKTKVPVFGMLSGGLVYVKVVKNTRSKVLTPIIEAKIKKGTVVVTDGWNAYKRLNKSYIHHVIKHNEGIYKMGAYHTNGIEGFWSLLKRGTTGIYHAVSPKHLQRYCDEYAYRYNTRHMKDGERFNLSLVNSDERIKYKDLIASN; encoded by the coding sequence ATGGTTGAAGCTCCTATACACAAAAAAGTAAGAAAAGAACTAAAAAAAGTAAGAAAAACATTACCTGTTAAGCCAAAATTTATTATATTTAATAAATCAATAATGGCAAAACATCCTGATATAGAATTAGATACGACCGCTGTTTTCAAGTCTATAATTCAAATGCTGGATTCTTTGCCAGATGAAAATACTTGCAGGCAACATTTAGAAAAGTTACGTTGGAATGGACAACCCATTTGCCCGAAGTGTGGTAGTCAAAGAGACAATCACTATAAGTTAAAACAAAAGGGAGAATTTAAAGGTCTATACAAGTGCAAGGATTGTAGAGAAAGATTTACTGTAAGAGTAGGAACAATATTTGAAAGTTCTCACATTCCTCTTAGAAAATGGTTTACTGCTATCTATTTATTCGCTGCCCACAAAAAAGGAATTAGCAGTCTTCAATTACATCGAGATTTGAATGTAACTCAAAAGACAGCTTGGTTTATGTTAAGTCGAATTCGTCATTCCTTTGCTAACAATGTAGAGTTTGAATTTGATGAAATTACTCAGTTAGACGAAACCTATGTAGGCGGAAAGAATAAGAATAGAAGTAAGAAAAAGAAAGTCTCAAATACTCAAGGCCGTAGCCTGAAAACAAAAGTACCAGTATTTGGTATGCTTTCAGGAGGGCTTGTATATGTCAAAGTTGTAAAAAATACCCGATCTAAAGTATTAACTCCTATAATCGAGGCTAAAATTAAAAAAGGTACTGTCGTAGTTACTGATGGATGGAATGCTTACAAAAGATTAAATAAAAGCTATATTCACCACGTTATTAAACACAATGAGGGCATTTACAAGATGGGTGCTTATCATACTAATGGTATTGAAGGTTTTTGGAGCTTATTGAAAAGAGGAACTACAGGTATATATCATGCCGTAAGTCCAAAGCATTTACAACGATATTGTGATGAATATGCTTACCGATACAATACTCGTCACATGAAAGATGGAGAGAGGTTTAATCTTTCTTTAGTTAATTCTGACGAACGAATAAAGTACAAAGATTTAATAGCTTCTAATTGA
- a CDS encoding ImmA/IrrE family metallo-endopeptidase, which translates to MNNLSFDPNWVSPPGETMLDILEEQNISLSTFADHMDTSIESINSLIRGNTIINKSLALQLEGFFGVSNDFWLTREEQYRFICEKIQSENINWLKQLPIKFMISNGWIGDVEDKVKACLDFFNVTSIKNWKTKYSSETHGLAFRTSQTLSSDESAVATWLRRGEIIAHSIQCKPWDKSLFESSLDDLKKLSRNKNPKDFLPRLISKCAEFGVAVVIVPTPPGCRASGATKFISDDKALLLLSFRYLSDDQFWFTFFHEAGHLILHQKTTHIEIQNGNVDEQEHEANAFAAEVLVPYTYHKELINLRSNQRRLIKLAMELNIAPGIIVGQMQYLGIIGFNYLNSYKRKYNWEDINSVYYE; encoded by the coding sequence ATGAATAATTTAAGTTTTGACCCAAATTGGGTATCTCCTCCGGGTGAAACAATGCTTGACATTTTAGAAGAGCAAAATATTTCACTTTCAACTTTTGCAGACCATATGGATACATCCATAGAATCCATAAATAGTTTAATTAGAGGAAATACTATAATCAATAAATCTTTAGCTTTACAATTAGAAGGCTTTTTTGGAGTATCTAACGATTTTTGGTTAACCAGAGAGGAGCAATATAGATTTATCTGTGAAAAAATACAGTCCGAAAACATTAATTGGCTTAAGCAATTACCAATCAAATTTATGATTAGTAATGGTTGGATTGGGGACGTGGAAGATAAAGTTAAAGCTTGTTTAGATTTTTTTAATGTAACAAGTATAAAAAACTGGAAAACAAAATATTCATCTGAAACACATGGCTTAGCGTTTAGAACTTCACAAACTCTCTCTTCAGATGAAAGTGCTGTTGCGACATGGTTAAGAAGAGGAGAAATAATTGCTCATAGTATTCAATGCAAACCCTGGGATAAAAGCTTATTTGAAAGTTCGCTCGATGATTTAAAAAAACTATCTCGAAATAAAAACCCAAAAGATTTTTTGCCACGTTTAATTTCAAAATGTGCAGAATTTGGAGTAGCTGTTGTTATAGTTCCAACACCTCCTGGGTGTAGGGCAAGCGGAGCAACAAAGTTTATTTCGGACGACAAAGCCTTACTACTTTTGAGTTTTAGATATTTATCAGATGATCAATTTTGGTTTACCTTTTTCCATGAGGCAGGACATTTAATATTACATCAAAAAACTACACATATCGAAATACAAAATGGAAACGTTGATGAGCAAGAACATGAAGCCAACGCATTTGCTGCCGAAGTCTTAGTGCCATATACTTATCATAAAGAACTTATTAATTTGAGAAGCAACCAGCGAAGACTAATTAAGTTGGCAATGGAACTTAATATTGCACCGGGCATAATTGTTGGGCAAATGCAATACTTAGGTATAATAGGGTTTAATTATTTAAATAGTTATAAGAGGAAATACAATTGGGAAGATATTAACTCTGTATATTATGAATAA
- a CDS encoding alpha-ketoacid dehydrogenase subunit alpha/beta, with the protein MNFDRKQVTDAQLLDLYKRILKPRLIEEKMLILIRQGKVSKWFSGIGQEAISVGLTAVLDSDEYILPMHRNLGVFTGRNIPLYRLFSQWQGKANGFTKGRDRSFHFGTQEYKIIGMISHLGPQLGVADGIALANKLKQNGKVTAVFTGEGATSEGDFHEALNVASVWELPVLFIIENNGYGLSTPTNEQYRCENLADKGIGYGIESHIIDGNNILEVYNQLTDLVASMRKNPRPVLLEFKTFRMRGHEEASGTKYVPQELMDMWHKKDPVDNFRAYLKAEGILTEDYDEALRAELKKEIDENYKKASAEPAIAANLDEELNDVYKSYDFEAVNHNGSTENIRMIDAISQGLKQSMERHDNLVIMGQDIADYGGVFKITDGFVKVFGKDRVRNTPICESAIISAGMGLSINGYKAVVEMQFGDFVSTGFNPIVNYLAKVHYRWQENADVVVRMPCGAGVQAGPFHSQTNEAWFTKTPGLKVVYPAFPYDAKGLLATAINDPNPVMFFEHKALYRSMYQDVPTDYYTLPFGKASLLRDGQDVTIISFGAGVHWALETLDKHPDISADVLDLRTLQPLDTEAIFTSVKKTGRAIILQEDSLFGGVASDISAMIMEQCFEYLDAPVQRVGSLESAIPFTKALEDQYLPKQRFETALQELMAY; encoded by the coding sequence ATGAATTTCGACAGAAAACAAGTTACCGACGCGCAACTACTTGATTTATATAAAAGAATACTAAAACCCCGATTAATTGAAGAGAAAATGCTAATACTTATCCGTCAAGGTAAAGTATCTAAGTGGTTCTCAGGTATCGGGCAGGAAGCCATATCAGTAGGTCTTACCGCTGTACTGGATAGCGACGAGTACATACTCCCCATGCACCGTAACTTAGGGGTATTTACAGGACGTAATATTCCGCTATACCGTTTGTTCTCGCAATGGCAAGGCAAAGCCAACGGTTTTACCAAAGGGCGCGACCGTTCTTTCCATTTTGGTACACAAGAATATAAAATTATAGGCATGATATCGCACCTTGGTCCGCAATTGGGTGTTGCCGATGGTATTGCGCTGGCCAATAAATTAAAGCAAAACGGTAAAGTTACGGCTGTATTTACAGGCGAAGGCGCTACTAGTGAAGGTGATTTTCACGAAGCGCTTAATGTAGCCTCCGTATGGGAGCTACCCGTTTTGTTTATTATAGAGAATAATGGTTACGGCTTATCTACACCTACCAATGAGCAGTACCGCTGCGAAAATCTTGCCGATAAGGGTATAGGCTACGGTATTGAAAGCCATATTATAGATGGTAACAATATTTTGGAGGTATATAACCAACTAACCGATTTAGTAGCTTCGATGCGCAAAAATCCGCGCCCTGTTTTATTGGAGTTTAAAACCTTTCGTATGCGTGGGCACGAAGAGGCGAGTGGTACAAAATACGTGCCTCAGGAGCTTATGGATATGTGGCACAAAAAAGATCCTGTAGATAATTTTAGGGCTTACCTAAAAGCTGAAGGTATACTTACTGAAGATTACGATGAAGCTTTACGTGCTGAACTAAAAAAAGAAATAGACGAAAACTATAAAAAAGCTTCTGCTGAGCCTGCTATTGCCGCAAACCTTGATGAGGAATTAAATGATGTATACAAATCGTACGATTTTGAAGCAGTAAACCATAACGGTAGTACAGAAAACATACGAATGATAGATGCTATATCACAGGGTTTAAAACAATCGATGGAACGCCACGATAACCTTGTTATTATGGGGCAGGATATTGCTGACTATGGCGGAGTATTTAAAATTACCGATGGTTTTGTAAAGGTCTTTGGTAAAGACAGGGTACGTAACACACCAATATGCGAATCGGCTATTATATCGGCAGGGATGGGGTTATCTATTAACGGGTATAAAGCTGTTGTAGAAATGCAGTTTGGCGATTTTGTATCTACAGGATTTAATCCAATAGTTAACTATTTAGCAAAAGTACATTACCGTTGGCAGGAAAATGCCGATGTTGTAGTGCGCATGCCTTGTGGGGCAGGGGTACAGGCAGGACCATTCCACTCGCAAACTAACGAGGCATGGTTTACCAAAACACCAGGCTTAAAAGTAGTATATCCAGCTTTCCCTTACGATGCTAAGGGGCTTTTGGCAACAGCAATTAACGACCCTAACCCTGTAATGTTTTTTGAGCATAAGGCACTGTACCGCAGTATGTACCAAGATGTACCAACAGATTATTACACATTACCGTTTGGTAAAGCCTCGTTATTACGAGATGGGCAAGATGTAACTATTATATCGTTTGGTGCGGGTGTACATTGGGCATTAGAAACGTTGGATAAACATCCTGATATTAGTGCTGATGTGTTGGATTTAAGAACGTTGCAACCGTTAGATACCGAAGCCATTTTTACATCGGTTAAAAAGACGGGTAGAGCAATTATTTTACAAGAAGATAGCCTCTTTGGTGGTGTAGCTAGTGATATTTCGGCAATGATTATGGAGCAATGTTTTGAGTATTTAGATGCTCCAGTACAACGTGTAGGTAGCCTAGAGAGTGCTATACCCTTTACCAAAGCATTAGAGGACCAATATTTACCAAAGCAACGCTTTGAAACTGCTTTGCAAGAGCTTATGGCATACTAG
- a CDS encoding DUF6591 domain-containing protein codes for MKNISFATLLMSTILLVNCSGKSEKKDAINQEETFESEITQEEMLEETDFQQPVEENTQSEDWDVILKNYEEYIDNYIVLLKKSKAGDTSVMPQYMEMMENANKLSEKLGNANGELSAKQMSKFMELQNKLTNAALEMQ; via the coding sequence ATGAAAAATATATCATTTGCGACACTATTGATGTCAACTATCCTATTGGTAAATTGTTCAGGTAAGTCTGAGAAAAAGGATGCCATAAATCAAGAAGAAACCTTTGAGTCAGAAATAACTCAAGAAGAAATGCTTGAAGAAACAGATTTTCAACAACCTGTTGAAGAAAATACTCAATCGGAAGATTGGGATGTCATCTTAAAAAATTACGAAGAATACATCGACAATTATATTGTGCTATTGAAGAAATCTAAAGCTGGAGATACTTCTGTAATGCCTCAATATATGGAGATGATGGAAAATGCTAACAAGCTATCAGAAAAATTAGGAAATGCTAATGGAGAGCTGTCAGCTAAACAGATGTCAAAATTCATGGAGTTACAGAACAAGTTGACTAATGCTGCTTTGGAAATGCAATAG
- a CDS encoding alpha-glutamyl/putrescinyl thymine pyrophosphorylase clade 3 protein: MKQIKQRVKDKSLYDTIKQKLVSYEGRNLPGISAQANLDCFTWQIVDSIKRIKYVEVIRDREVSETCSDPQSTAFDPIKAASYYIKKGNIDEAFWLVFLATHFGKNKKSKWGLVKAVYSGLGDEILWDWNTVSQDPEGFREWLRINNADVKARGKVGNHRKYTSLSAINNNGTGAAVVSYVDWICQQENHEAFFNNILINETNPKVGFKKIYKSMDYVRSFGRMGKFDYLTMVGKLGLLNIQPDSVYMQGATGPFEGATKLFGGNPSRRELNRWLEDLENHLNLNFGMQVLEDAICNWNKNPGRYIYFGG; the protein is encoded by the coding sequence ATGAAACAAATTAAACAGAGAGTAAAGGATAAGTCTTTATATGATACAATTAAACAGAAACTGGTCTCTTATGAAGGAAGAAACTTGCCGGGTATAAGCGCACAGGCAAATCTTGATTGCTTTACTTGGCAAATTGTAGATAGTATAAAACGGATTAAATATGTAGAAGTAATTAGAGATAGAGAGGTGTCCGAAACATGTTCTGACCCTCAAAGTACAGCTTTTGATCCCATTAAAGCAGCATCATATTACATTAAAAAAGGTAATATTGATGAAGCATTTTGGCTTGTATTTCTCGCTACTCATTTTGGGAAAAATAAAAAAAGTAAATGGGGACTTGTAAAAGCAGTTTATAGCGGGTTGGGAGATGAAATTTTATGGGATTGGAATACGGTAAGCCAAGATCCAGAAGGATTTCGAGAATGGCTTAGAATTAATAATGCTGATGTAAAAGCTCGTGGAAAAGTTGGAAATCACAGGAAGTACACCTCATTAAGTGCAATAAACAATAACGGCACTGGCGCAGCTGTAGTTTCTTATGTAGATTGGATTTGCCAACAAGAAAATCATGAAGCATTTTTTAATAATATACTTATCAATGAGACTAATCCAAAAGTAGGCTTTAAGAAGATTTATAAATCGATGGACTATGTTAGAAGTTTTGGTAGAATGGGTAAATTTGATTATTTAACAATGGTTGGTAAATTGGGGCTTCTAAATATTCAACCAGACTCTGTATATATGCAGGGAGCAACTGGCCCATTTGAAGGAGCAACTAAATTATTTGGAGGAAATCCTAGCCGTAGAGAACTTAATCGATGGTTAGAAGATTTGGAAAACCATTTAAATCTGAATTTTGGTATGCAGGTTTTAGAAGATGCTATTTGTAATTGGAATAAAAATCCGGGAAGATACATATATTTTGGCGGTTAG